One window from the genome of bacterium encodes:
- a CDS encoding TonB-dependent receptor has product MIASCFRVLIPILIFIVPVTLFAQQAPASENARGPSTQSGSPQATQSGSPQATQSGSPQTKSGETVRGIIVDDESGHIIEYASVVLSRSADSSMVQGTITDAEGRFTLDDVPDGRYYLDVSFMGYEKRRVDGVRVQGNTVDLGRIRMEVASIAMEEVEVAADRAPVSYEIDKKVINVEGQLTATSGTAVDVLQNVPSVTVDLDGAVRLRGSGSFTLLIDGRPSALDASDALEQIPSSAIENIEIITNPSAKYDPEGVSGIINVIMKKGRQSGTTGTFNINAGTQDRYGADMLLTQRGEGFSVYFGGDYGKRGRYATERENSEFQTGDGSILIDSRGDSRHAREGWSLRSGIDLPFSARDNFGLGLRYGYRDHGGNSTMDYVETRSGEIPRSYVSENTRGRGGNFFAGDANYQHRFDGEKHELNAQFSYRHRTGEEETTDELLDESGTITSGRRSTEDGPGTRVETRVDYLRPLGTASSLESGYQSRISSSEDITTLSDYDTQQQQYVLQPEFSRSTTYDRNIHALYSMFRSEVGQFGFQAGLRGEYTGRTVEYTDTAATFSIDRWDYFPTLHTSYSFSATQQIMASYTRRIERPRGWYLEPFLTWMDAYNVRVGNPDLQPEYIDSWEMAWQTHIGENLLSLEGYHRATSNKIERVRSVFNDNVTLHRVENVGKETASGAELLFNFRAFGLWDIYLLGNVYDYRISGQLGEQNFDEQRLTWNLRFNNTLKLSPTTMLQLNLRYNSPSVSAQGRTEGYAVADLAVRQEFFDRRFSATLDIGDVFGSADRESRTFGTDFSSYHYYERESPQVTLTLRYNLNPVKKEKGEERRGGEEFDDEF; this is encoded by the coding sequence AGTCCGGCTCTCCGCAGGCGACGCAGTCCGGCTCTCCGCAGGCGACGCAGTCCGGCTCTCCGCAGACGAAAAGCGGCGAAACAGTGCGCGGCATCATCGTTGATGATGAAAGCGGACATATCATTGAATATGCCAGCGTGGTGCTGTCGCGCAGCGCCGACAGCAGCATGGTGCAGGGAACGATCACGGATGCGGAAGGACGCTTCACACTCGACGATGTACCGGACGGACGCTACTATCTCGATGTGAGTTTCATGGGGTATGAGAAGCGGCGTGTCGATGGCGTTCGCGTGCAGGGAAATACCGTCGATCTCGGGCGCATCCGCATGGAAGTCGCCTCCATCGCCATGGAGGAAGTTGAAGTTGCCGCGGATCGTGCGCCGGTATCCTATGAGATCGACAAGAAAGTCATCAATGTAGAAGGACAGCTGACGGCCACGTCCGGAACAGCCGTTGACGTGCTTCAGAACGTCCCTTCCGTCACCGTGGACCTCGACGGCGCGGTTCGTCTGCGCGGCAGTGGTAGTTTTACGCTGCTGATCGACGGCCGTCCCTCAGCCCTCGATGCCTCTGATGCGCTCGAGCAGATTCCGTCGAGCGCCATCGAAAACATCGAAATCATCACCAATCCCTCCGCCAAATATGATCCCGAAGGCGTTTCCGGCATCATCAACGTCATCATGAAGAAGGGCCGGCAATCCGGCACCACCGGCACCTTCAATATCAATGCGGGAACGCAGGACCGCTATGGCGCCGATATGCTGCTTACGCAGCGGGGAGAAGGCTTCTCGGTGTATTTCGGTGGGGATTATGGAAAACGCGGGCGCTACGCAACCGAGCGTGAGAACAGCGAATTTCAGACGGGCGACGGAAGTATTCTCATTGACAGCAGAGGGGACTCGCGGCATGCCCGTGAGGGGTGGAGTCTGCGCAGCGGTATCGATCTCCCTTTCAGCGCACGGGATAATTTCGGGCTGGGACTCCGCTACGGATACCGGGATCATGGTGGAAACAGTACGATGGATTATGTCGAGACGCGAAGTGGCGAAATCCCGCGTTCTTACGTCAGTGAGAATACCCGTGGACGGGGTGGAAATTTCTTTGCCGGCGATGCCAACTACCAGCACCGTTTCGACGGTGAGAAACACGAACTGAACGCGCAGTTCTCGTACAGACATCGAACAGGGGAGGAGGAGACCACCGACGAGCTGCTGGACGAAAGCGGCACGATCACAAGCGGACGGCGCAGCACGGAAGATGGTCCCGGAACCAGGGTCGAAACCCGTGTTGACTATCTTCGTCCCCTCGGTACCGCTTCTTCACTCGAATCCGGTTACCAGTCGCGGATCAGTTCCTCGGAGGATATAACCACGTTGTCGGATTACGATACGCAGCAGCAGCAGTATGTGCTGCAGCCCGAATTCAGCCGTTCCACCACCTACGACCGCAACATTCATGCGCTGTACAGCATGTTCCGCAGCGAAGTGGGGCAGTTTGGTTTCCAGGCGGGATTGCGAGGGGAGTACACGGGCAGGACGGTGGAATACACCGATACCGCCGCGACCTTTTCCATTGACCGATGGGATTATTTCCCCACGCTCCACACCTCGTACAGTTTCTCCGCTACGCAGCAGATCATGGCCAGCTACACGCGTCGCATCGAGCGTCCACGAGGCTGGTATCTCGAGCCCTTCCTGACATGGATGGACGCTTACAATGTACGCGTTGGAAACCCTGACCTGCAGCCCGAGTACATCGATTCCTGGGAAATGGCCTGGCAAACCCACATTGGCGAAAACCTATTATCCCTCGAAGGCTACCACCGCGCGACTTCGAATAAAATCGAACGCGTGCGCAGTGTTTTCAATGATAACGTCACCCTGCATCGCGTGGAGAACGTCGGCAAAGAGACAGCCTCAGGTGCCGAACTGCTGTTCAACTTCCGCGCCTTCGGGTTATGGGACATCTACCTGCTCGGAAACGTGTATGATTACCGCATCAGCGGACAGCTGGGTGAACAGAATTTCGACGAGCAGCGCCTGACCTGGAATCTGCGTTTCAACAACACGCTGAAACTTTCACCGACCACCATGCTGCAGCTGAACCTGCGGTACAACAGTCCCTCGGTTTCCGCGCAGGGACGCACCGAAGGCTACGCCGTTGCCGATCTTGCCGTACGCCAGGAATTCTTCGACCGCCGCTTCTCCGCGACCCTCGACATCGGAGACGTCTTCGGCAGTGCCGACCGCGAATCCAGGACCTTCGGTACCGATTTTTCATCCTACCATTACTATGAACGCGAGTCACCCCAGGTCACCCTTACGCTGCGCTACAACCTGAACCCCGTCAAGAAGGAAAAGGGTGAAGAGCGCCGGGGCGGCGAAGAGTTCGACGACGAAT